A stretch of Schistocerca cancellata isolate TAMUIC-IGC-003103 chromosome 3, iqSchCanc2.1, whole genome shotgun sequence DNA encodes these proteins:
- the LOC126175303 gene encoding cuticle protein 16.5-like isoform X12, whose translation MYKLVILPLLFAAVSAGYLGGVAVAPAAVAAPAIAAPVAYAAPAIAAAPALAVAPALRAAPLAVAAPAIAAPLPYAAAAPILKIH comes from the exons ATGTACAAGCTG GTGATCCTGCCCCTGCTGTTCGCCGCCGTGTCGGCCGGCTACCTGGGAGGCGTCGCCGTGGCGCCAGCGGccgtcgccgcccccgccatcgccgcccccgtggcctacgccgcccccgccatcgccgccgcccccgccttgGCCGTGGCCCCCGCTCTGCGCGCCGCCCCTCTGGCTgtcgccgcccccgccatcgccgcTCCTCTGCCCTACGCAGCTGCGGCTCCGATCCTCAAGATCCACTGA